The following coding sequences are from one Lolium rigidum isolate FL_2022 chromosome 6, APGP_CSIRO_Lrig_0.1, whole genome shotgun sequence window:
- the LOC124668407 gene encoding 5'-3' exoribonuclease 3-like isoform X1 yields the protein MGVPSFYRWLAEKYPMLVVDVVEEEPVEIEGVKVPVDTSKPNPNGLEYDNLYLDMNGIIHPCFHPEDRPSPTTFAEVFQCIFDYIDRLFIMVRPRKLMYMAIDGVAPRAKMNQQRSRRFRAAKDAADAAAEEEKLREEFEREGRKLPPKNQSQTCDSNIITPGTEFMAVLSVALQYYIHLRLNYDPGWKQIKVILSDANVPGEGEHKVMSYIRGQRNLPGFNPNTRHCLYGLDADLIMLALATHEVHFSILREVVFTPGQQDKCFICGQVGHLAAKCEGKAKRKAGEYDEKGDEIVPKKPYQFLNIWTLREYIEYEFKMPNPPFEIDLERIIDDFIFMCFFVGNDFLPHMPTLEIREGAINLLMAVYKKEFPSMGGYLTDACTPDLNRVEHFIQAVGAFEDRIFQKRTQIHKRQAERAKRDKAQAKRGDDLDPHVRSDLIVPVARFQGSRLASGSVAAPYEQNGSRKDSTEKGSRDKKARVSTSGSSLSAAVVEAEIGLEAQERENKEDLKSMLKDALREKSDLLNSENQEEDNVKLGEPGWRERYYENKFGARTPEQIEEIRRDVVLKYTEGLCWVMHYYYEGVCSWTWFYPYHYAPFASDLKGLGQLDITFELGSPFKPFDQLMGVFPAASSHALPLQYRQLMSDPSSPIIDFYPIDFEVDMNGKRFSWQGIAKLPFIDEARLLAEIKKVEHTLTPEEARRNSTMYNMLFVNGSHPISPYIYSLSSKFGHLSDNERNEIKEQLDPSASGGMNGYISLCGGDPSPPIFRSPVDGLEDIMDNQVISTIYKLPDPHKHIARPPVGVIIPKKIVEAGDLKPPPVLWHEDSGRRAYANNRRHSDYSSRPNPAGAIHGRQLGEAAHRLVVNSLNVRGGGQYAPARPYQTIMNGMHYPNGMPPRMEQPAGRPGWHVPSDIPNGHGPPYAPPSGHQYTRDNRGRHQSYARDSHNDSRGVGRHQSGHHQSSSHSYSSHPAPPSSGFGRYGQPPSHTGGYSGAYQPAPYAGAQQWQQQQPHSSYSGGGAPPARPNSRPHQSQNRYGTLDRTSNRRPPGQGRY from the exons atgggtgTCCCATCGTTCTACCGCTGGCTGGCGGAGAAGTACCCGATGCTGGTGGTggacgtggtggaggaggagcccgtcgagATCGAGGGCGTCAAGGTGCCCGTCGACACCTCCAAGCCCAACCCCAACGGCCTCGAGTACGACAACCTCTACCTCGACATGAACGGGATTATCCACCCGTGCTTCCACCCCGAGGACAGG CCCTCGCCAACAACATTTGCCGAGGTCTTCCAGTGCATATTTGATTACATAGATCGGCTCTTTATCATGGTTCGCCCTCGCAAGCTCATGTACATGGCCATTG ATGGTGTGGCTCCTCGCGCTAAGATGAACCAGCAGCGCTCGAGGCGATTCAGAGCTGCAAAAGATGCAGCTGATGCG GCTGCTGAAGAAGAAAAATTGCGTGAAGAGTTTGAGAGGGAAGGCAGAAAACTTCCTCCAAAAAATCAATCGCAAACCTGTGACTCTAATATTATTACTCCAGGGACAGAGTTTATGGCTGTTCTATCAGTTGCTTTGCAGTACTACATCCATCTCAGATTGAATTATGATCCTGGGTGGAAACAGattaaa GTTATTCTTTCTGATGCCAATGTTCCTGGTGAAGGGGAACACAAAGTTATGTCCTATATTCGTGGCCAAAGGAATCTCCCTGGATTTAACCCGAATACCAGACATTGTCTGTATGGCCTG GATGCAGATCTTATCATGTTAGCTTTAGCAACACATGAAGTACACTTCTCCATACTGAGAGAG GTGGTTTTTACACCTGGACAGCAGGATAAATGCTTCATATGTGGCCAAGTTGGACATCTAGCGGCAAAATGTGAAGGAAAGGCAAAACGGAAAGCTGGGGAGTACGATGAGAAGGGTGATGAAATTGTACCAAAGAAACCTTACCAG TTCTTGAATATATGGACCCTACGGGAATACATAGAATACGAGTTCAAAATGCCAAATCCACCTTTTGAGATCGATCTTGAACGTATCATTGATGATTTCATCTTCATGTGCTTTTTTGTTGGCAATGATTTTCTTCCACACATGCCAACACTAGAGATCCGTGAG GGAGCTATTAATTTGCTAATGGCTGTATACAAGAAGGAATTTCCTTCAATGGGTGGCTATTTAACTGATGCTTGCACG CCGGATCTGAATAGAGTTGAACACTTCATTCAGGCAGTTGGTGCGTTCGAGGATAGAATATTTCAGAAAAGAACTCAAATTCACAAG CGTCAAGCGGAAAGAGCAAAACGTGACAAGGCCCAAGCAAAGCGAGGTGATGATCTGGATCCCCATGTCAGGAGTGATCTTATTGTGCCTGTTGCACGTTTCCAAGGGTCTCGCCTTGCCTCTGGGTCTGTAGCTGCACCCTACGAACAGAATGGCTCTCGTAAAGATAGTACCGAAAAGGGCAGCCGAGATAAGAAAGCACGTGTTTCAACGTCAGGTTCCAGCCTTTCTGCTGCTGTTGTTGAAGCTGAAATTGGCCTTGAAGCACAG GAACGTGAAAACAAAGAAGATTTGAAGTCGATGCTAAAAGATGCACTTCGTGAGAAATCAGATCTTCTTAATTCTGAAAATCAAGAGGAGGACAAT GTAAAGCTTGGAGAACCTGGATGGAGGGAAAGGTACTATGAAAATAAGTTTGGGGCAAGAACACCTGAGCAGATTGAAGAAATACGTAGAGATGTT GTTCTCAAATATACTGAAGGTTTGTGTTGGGTAATGCACTACTATTACGAAGGTGTCTGCTCATGGACATG GTTTTACCCTTACCACTATGCCCCCTTTGCTTCGGATTTAAAAGGACTAGGCCAGCTTGATATAACTTTCGAACTCGGGTCACcgttcaaaccatttgatcagctTATGGGAGTTTTTCCAGCAGCGAG CTCGCATGCACTCCCTCTACAGTATCGGCAATTGATGAGTGATCCAAGTTCGCCTATAATTGATTTCTATCCGATTG ATTTTGAGGTCGATATGAATGGAAAAAGGTTTTCTTGGCAG GGGATAGCGAAACTGCCCTTTATTGATGAAGCTAGGTTGCTGGCTGAGATTAAAAAAGTTGAACATACTTTGACG CCTGAAGAAGCAAGGCGAAACAGTACAATGTACAATATGCTTTTTGTGAATGGCTCCCATCCGATTTCGCCCTATATCTACTCTCTCAGCAGTAAATTTGGACATCTATCTGATAATGAGCGAAATGAAATTAAAGAACAGCTCGATCCTTCTGCTAG CGGAGGAATGAATGGTTACATCTCACTTTGTGGTGGGGATCCAAGCCCGCCTATCTTCAGGTCTCCTGTGGATGGACTAGAAGATATTATGGACAATCAAGTGAT ATCTACAATTTACAAGCTTCCAGATCCTCACAAGCACATAGCACGCCCACCTGTTGGTGTTATCATACCCAAGAAG ATTGTTGAAGCTGGTGATCTGAAACCACCACCTGTTCTGTGGCATGAAGACAGTGGCAGGAGGGCTTATGCTAATAACAGAAGGCATTCTGATTACAGTAGCAG GCCAAACCCTGCAGGAGCGATACATGGCCGCCAACTTGGGGAAGCTGCCCACCGACTAGTTGTGAACAGCTTGAATGTTCGCGGCGGTGGGCAGTATGCTCCGGCTAGGCCGTATCAAACTATAATGAATGGTATGCATTATCCAAACGGAATGCCACCAAGGATGGAGCAGCCTGCTGGACGTCCTGGTTGGCATGTTCCTAGCGATATACCAAATGGTCATGGACCACCTTATGCACCGCCATCAGGTCATCAGTATACAAGAGATAATCGTGGAAGACACCAATCTTATGCAAGAGATAGCCACAATGATTCGAGAGGAGTGGGTCGGCATCAATCTGGACACCATCAGAGTAGTAGCCACTCATACTCATCACATCCCGCTCCTCCATCATCGGGTTTTGGACGTTATGGGCAACCCCCATCTCACACTGGGGGGTATAGTGGTGCCTACCAGCCTGCACCATATGCAGGGGCCCAGCAGTGGCAGCAGCAACAACCTCATAGTTCCTATTCAGGGGGTGGGGCACCTCCTGCAAGGCCTAATTCACGACCACATCAATCACAAAACCGCTATGGCACCTTAGATAGGACTTCAAACAGGAGACCACCAGGTCAGGGCCGCTACTAG
- the LOC124668407 gene encoding 5'-3' exoribonuclease 3-like isoform X2 encodes MNNIIHPCFHPEDRPSPTTFAEVFQCIFDYIDRLFIMVRPRKLMYMAIDGVAPRAKMNQQRSRRFRAAKDAADAAAEEEKLREEFEREGRKLPPKNQSQTCDSNIITPGTEFMAVLSVALQYYIHLRLNYDPGWKQIKVILSDANVPGEGEHKVMSYIRGQRNLPGFNPNTRHCLYGLDADLIMLALATHEVHFSILREVVFTPGQQDKCFICGQVGHLAAKCEGKAKRKAGEYDEKGDEIVPKKPYQFLNIWTLREYIEYEFKMPNPPFEIDLERIIDDFIFMCFFVGNDFLPHMPTLEIREGAINLLMAVYKKEFPSMGGYLTDACTPDLNRVEHFIQAVGAFEDRIFQKRTQIHKRQAERAKRDKAQAKRGDDLDPHVRSDLIVPVARFQGSRLASGSVAAPYEQNGSRKDSTEKGSRDKKARVSTSGSSLSAAVVEAEIGLEAQERENKEDLKSMLKDALREKSDLLNSENQEEDNVKLGEPGWRERYYENKFGARTPEQIEEIRRDVVLKYTEGLCWVMHYYYEGVCSWTWFYPYHYAPFASDLKGLGQLDITFELGSPFKPFDQLMGVFPAASSHALPLQYRQLMSDPSSPIIDFYPIDFEVDMNGKRFSWQGIAKLPFIDEARLLAEIKKVEHTLTPEEARRNSTMYNMLFVNGSHPISPYIYSLSSKFGHLSDNERNEIKEQLDPSASGGMNGYISLCGGDPSPPIFRSPVDGLEDIMDNQVISTIYKLPDPHKHIARPPVGVIIPKKIVEAGDLKPPPVLWHEDSGRRAYANNRRHSDYSSRPNPAGAIHGRQLGEAAHRLVVNSLNVRGGGQYAPARPYQTIMNGMHYPNGMPPRMEQPAGRPGWHVPSDIPNGHGPPYAPPSGHQYTRDNRGRHQSYARDSHNDSRGVGRHQSGHHQSSSHSYSSHPAPPSSGFGRYGQPPSHTGGYSGAYQPAPYAGAQQWQQQQPHSSYSGGGAPPARPNSRPHQSQNRYGTLDRTSNRRPPGQGRY; translated from the exons CCCTCGCCAACAACATTTGCCGAGGTCTTCCAGTGCATATTTGATTACATAGATCGGCTCTTTATCATGGTTCGCCCTCGCAAGCTCATGTACATGGCCATTG ATGGTGTGGCTCCTCGCGCTAAGATGAACCAGCAGCGCTCGAGGCGATTCAGAGCTGCAAAAGATGCAGCTGATGCG GCTGCTGAAGAAGAAAAATTGCGTGAAGAGTTTGAGAGGGAAGGCAGAAAACTTCCTCCAAAAAATCAATCGCAAACCTGTGACTCTAATATTATTACTCCAGGGACAGAGTTTATGGCTGTTCTATCAGTTGCTTTGCAGTACTACATCCATCTCAGATTGAATTATGATCCTGGGTGGAAACAGattaaa GTTATTCTTTCTGATGCCAATGTTCCTGGTGAAGGGGAACACAAAGTTATGTCCTATATTCGTGGCCAAAGGAATCTCCCTGGATTTAACCCGAATACCAGACATTGTCTGTATGGCCTG GATGCAGATCTTATCATGTTAGCTTTAGCAACACATGAAGTACACTTCTCCATACTGAGAGAG GTGGTTTTTACACCTGGACAGCAGGATAAATGCTTCATATGTGGCCAAGTTGGACATCTAGCGGCAAAATGTGAAGGAAAGGCAAAACGGAAAGCTGGGGAGTACGATGAGAAGGGTGATGAAATTGTACCAAAGAAACCTTACCAG TTCTTGAATATATGGACCCTACGGGAATACATAGAATACGAGTTCAAAATGCCAAATCCACCTTTTGAGATCGATCTTGAACGTATCATTGATGATTTCATCTTCATGTGCTTTTTTGTTGGCAATGATTTTCTTCCACACATGCCAACACTAGAGATCCGTGAG GGAGCTATTAATTTGCTAATGGCTGTATACAAGAAGGAATTTCCTTCAATGGGTGGCTATTTAACTGATGCTTGCACG CCGGATCTGAATAGAGTTGAACACTTCATTCAGGCAGTTGGTGCGTTCGAGGATAGAATATTTCAGAAAAGAACTCAAATTCACAAG CGTCAAGCGGAAAGAGCAAAACGTGACAAGGCCCAAGCAAAGCGAGGTGATGATCTGGATCCCCATGTCAGGAGTGATCTTATTGTGCCTGTTGCACGTTTCCAAGGGTCTCGCCTTGCCTCTGGGTCTGTAGCTGCACCCTACGAACAGAATGGCTCTCGTAAAGATAGTACCGAAAAGGGCAGCCGAGATAAGAAAGCACGTGTTTCAACGTCAGGTTCCAGCCTTTCTGCTGCTGTTGTTGAAGCTGAAATTGGCCTTGAAGCACAG GAACGTGAAAACAAAGAAGATTTGAAGTCGATGCTAAAAGATGCACTTCGTGAGAAATCAGATCTTCTTAATTCTGAAAATCAAGAGGAGGACAAT GTAAAGCTTGGAGAACCTGGATGGAGGGAAAGGTACTATGAAAATAAGTTTGGGGCAAGAACACCTGAGCAGATTGAAGAAATACGTAGAGATGTT GTTCTCAAATATACTGAAGGTTTGTGTTGGGTAATGCACTACTATTACGAAGGTGTCTGCTCATGGACATG GTTTTACCCTTACCACTATGCCCCCTTTGCTTCGGATTTAAAAGGACTAGGCCAGCTTGATATAACTTTCGAACTCGGGTCACcgttcaaaccatttgatcagctTATGGGAGTTTTTCCAGCAGCGAG CTCGCATGCACTCCCTCTACAGTATCGGCAATTGATGAGTGATCCAAGTTCGCCTATAATTGATTTCTATCCGATTG ATTTTGAGGTCGATATGAATGGAAAAAGGTTTTCTTGGCAG GGGATAGCGAAACTGCCCTTTATTGATGAAGCTAGGTTGCTGGCTGAGATTAAAAAAGTTGAACATACTTTGACG CCTGAAGAAGCAAGGCGAAACAGTACAATGTACAATATGCTTTTTGTGAATGGCTCCCATCCGATTTCGCCCTATATCTACTCTCTCAGCAGTAAATTTGGACATCTATCTGATAATGAGCGAAATGAAATTAAAGAACAGCTCGATCCTTCTGCTAG CGGAGGAATGAATGGTTACATCTCACTTTGTGGTGGGGATCCAAGCCCGCCTATCTTCAGGTCTCCTGTGGATGGACTAGAAGATATTATGGACAATCAAGTGAT ATCTACAATTTACAAGCTTCCAGATCCTCACAAGCACATAGCACGCCCACCTGTTGGTGTTATCATACCCAAGAAG ATTGTTGAAGCTGGTGATCTGAAACCACCACCTGTTCTGTGGCATGAAGACAGTGGCAGGAGGGCTTATGCTAATAACAGAAGGCATTCTGATTACAGTAGCAG GCCAAACCCTGCAGGAGCGATACATGGCCGCCAACTTGGGGAAGCTGCCCACCGACTAGTTGTGAACAGCTTGAATGTTCGCGGCGGTGGGCAGTATGCTCCGGCTAGGCCGTATCAAACTATAATGAATGGTATGCATTATCCAAACGGAATGCCACCAAGGATGGAGCAGCCTGCTGGACGTCCTGGTTGGCATGTTCCTAGCGATATACCAAATGGTCATGGACCACCTTATGCACCGCCATCAGGTCATCAGTATACAAGAGATAATCGTGGAAGACACCAATCTTATGCAAGAGATAGCCACAATGATTCGAGAGGAGTGGGTCGGCATCAATCTGGACACCATCAGAGTAGTAGCCACTCATACTCATCACATCCCGCTCCTCCATCATCGGGTTTTGGACGTTATGGGCAACCCCCATCTCACACTGGGGGGTATAGTGGTGCCTACCAGCCTGCACCATATGCAGGGGCCCAGCAGTGGCAGCAGCAACAACCTCATAGTTCCTATTCAGGGGGTGGGGCACCTCCTGCAAGGCCTAATTCACGACCACATCAATCACAAAACCGCTATGGCACCTTAGATAGGACTTCAAACAGGAGACCACCAGGTCAGGGCCGCTACTAG